One Clavelina lepadiformis chromosome 1, kaClaLepa1.1, whole genome shotgun sequence genomic region harbors:
- the LOC143461756 gene encoding uncharacterized protein LOC143461756, protein MKFLLQALLLIASLIYEFIISNAQSAIIRPSVDRLDVAYHTLQKIHATQPAGLERDCYTNLCNFATVSKYFPNLADATEYWALLSCVKYGFTCGAKSRCFGWLSWQPCSARCGSGQQTRYRYCYVTPYWGDRRHGQIAQAHNCTHDSELECMEDPGKPDTWTKWGLWSSCNLPCGMDGKVHRTRTCLPTGDPQYCVGSARELRGCIDLPACPLHGAWTDWAHWTSCKVITCGNGFHFRLRTCSNPRADGNGIRCQGVGMLQEKCSGKPCNYEDMPPMAHLSEKSYIQYPPHQPTSYLHLVLRFRPITARGTILRYTGIPVEYAKPKVPSNIYIINNPAENETKVSEEFVRVYMENDHVMVSLSVNGSDLVVMETGKVKVSQWNVVRLLIVSNLVSVRTNDGENMEEVLRDSPLAAARSESNATWYQLMIDQIEHSLPESIAASLFGKTRAILAKLKGRITVGKDLDKGESFRGYLAVLRVNFVSFSFIQPAQSEVKLPTDPMTTSGVDVFRHRDVSMGHEEAVLPHFDGTHRVYIPFILKWWTDSFEPPKHDVQSTKADDIIAEDASTLEIVFKPEIKDAIILWNRGRTDIACQWKLTIEDGVQVKLIMATHGGKIHITESDRNIKFRHWNTVVIQFRRAGEMMLQSNNGTIHSTKIPPVTEDTVPGPVLIIGGARHFQHDNSTPSTASQRHVQSFLGFVYSVKQNGVEFSMADKDLLNSKNMPTSLFTSKPAATKFWFFKPTYENKPDGKSSDRILSCEVPFSSDVTIAPTISWLKDDLPVQDNALFQVTTKKQQKFIRSNLFLKPSPDGSKELSGVYSCVIKSDDVHWLLVNHVVAVIHRDIISPSLLSVDNLLLSVEQSLEVSKSQAVFIVLGSVSGACVVIMVTCWLVRRCTKGKKQRGRKTRPSGGAAGTEKDKLVAKNGEDSPLIDQPTTSRHSHRKRKGLLKRHKVIEPRAGPRDEAEFLLPSDDAVDEVDLYDVGLCNHRFTSN, encoded by the exons ATGAAATTTTTGCTGCAAGCTTTGCTGTTGATAGCGTCACTGATTTACGAATTCATCATTTCAAATG CACAGTCTGCTATCATCCGTCCATCTGTCGATCGATTGGATGTTGCATATCACACCCTCCAGAAAATTCATGCCACCCAACCAGCTGGCTTAGAGCGTGATTGCTACACCAACCTCTGTAATTTTGCtacggtttccaaatattttccTAATTTGGCTGATGca ACTGAATATTGGGCATTGCTGAGTTGTGTCAAGTATGGCTTCACATGCGGAG CAAAATCAAGATGTTTTGGTTGGCTAAGTTGGCAACCATGTTCCGCCAGATGTGGCAGTGGACAGCAGACCAGATACAGATATTGCTATGTGACCCCATATTGGGGCGACAGACGTCATGGCCAAATTGCCCAAGCTCACAATTGTACTCACGACAGCGAACTAGAGTGCATGg AAGATCCAGGCAAACCTGACACCTGGACCAAATGGGGTTTGTGGAGTTCATGTAACTTGCCATGTGGAATGGATGGCAAAGTTCATCGAACACGAACCTGCTTACCCACTGGAGACCCTCAATATTGTGTCGGATCTGCGAGGGAACTTCGAGGCTGTATTGATCTACCCGCTTGTCCAC TCCATGGCGCGTGGACAGATTGGGCTCATTGGACTTCATGCAAAGTAATTACATGTGGTAACGGCTTCCATTTTCGCCTTCGAACATGCTCGAATCCACGAGCTGACGGAAACGGAATACGGTGCCAGGGTGTCGGTATGTTGCAAGAGAAGTGCAGTGGCAAGCCTTGTAACT ACGAAGACATGCCACCCATGGCGCACCTGTCAGAAAAAAGCTACATCCAATACCCGCCTCACCAGCCCACCTCCTACCTTCATCTTGTACTGCGATTCCGGCCAATCACAGCACGTGGAACCATCCTACGTTACACGGGAATCCCCGTCGAATACGCTAAACCTAAGGTGCCCAGCAACATTTACATCATTAATAATCCGGCGGAAAATGAAACGAAAGTTTCTGAGGAATTTGTCCGGGTTTATATGGAGAATGATCACGTGATGGTTTCCCTCTCTGTGAATGGATCGGACCTGGTTGTCATGGAGACTGGTAAAGTAAAG GTCAGTCAGTGGAACGTAGTTCGCCTTCTTATTGTCAGTAACCTCGTCAGCGTTCGCACGAACGACGGTGAAAATATGGAAGAAGTCTTACGCGACTCGCCGCTTGCCGCAGCGAGGAGTGAAAGCAACGCCACGTGGTATCAACTTATGATTGATCAGATCGAACATTCGCTGCCCGAGTCAATCGCCGCTTCCTTATTTGGTAAGACGAGAGCTATCCTGGCCAAGCTGAAAGGACGAATCACGGTCGGAAAGGATTTAGACAAAGGCGAAAGTTTCAGAG GCTACCTGGCCGTACTGCGAGTGAATTTTGtcagtttttctttcattcaACCCGCCCAGTCTGAAGTCAAGTTGCCGACCGACCCCATGACAACGTCAGGGGTCGACGTATTTCGTCATCGCGACGTAAGCATGGGTCACGAGGAGGCGGTACTTCCCCATTTTGACGGCACTCACAG GGTGTACATTCCGTTTATTCTCAAATGGTGGACGGACTCGTTTGAACCCCCTAAGCATGACGTACAAAGCACGAAGGCTGACGACATAATAGCAGAAGACGCTTCGACTTTGGAGATTGTGTTCAAACCCGAAATTAAAGACGCGATCATTTTATGGAATAGGG GTCGAACCGACATAGCTTGTCAGTGGAAACTCACCATAGAAGACGGGGTGCAAGTCAAACTTATCATGGCAACACATGGCGGGAAAATTCATATAACCGAAAGTGACAGAAACATAAAATTCCGACATTGGAATACTGTGGTTATACAGTTTAGGCG GGCTGGTGAGATGATGCTACAATCAAACAATGGGACCATTCATAGCACAAAGATACCACCAGTAACGGAAGACACCGTCCCTGGTCCTGTTCTCATCATTGGAGGTGCAAGACAC TTTCAGCACGACAATTCGACTCCCTCTACCGCCAGCCAGCGGCACGTGCAATCATTTCTAGGGTTCGTGTACAGCGTGAAGCAGAACGGGGTAGAGTTCTCGATGGCAGATAAGGATCTGCTTAACTCCAAAAACATGCCAACATCACTCTTCACAAGCAAACCAG CTGccacaaaattttggttcTTCAAACCAACCTATGAGAACAAACCAGATGGCAAATCATCAGATAGAATTCTTAGTTGCGAAGTTCCATTCAGCAGTGACGTCACGATAGCACCAACTATATCCTGGTTAAAAGATGATTTACCG GTTCAGGACAATGCTTTATTTCAAGTGACCACCAAAAAGCAACAGAAGTTTATTCGCTCGAACTTGTTTTTGAAACCGTCGCCAGATGGCAGCAAGGAACTCTCGGGTGTATATTCTTGTGTTATAAAAAGCGACGACGTTCATTGGTTGCTTGTAAATCACGTGGTTGCGGTTATACACCGAG ATATAATCAGTCCTTCGCTTCTCTCCGTCGACAACCTTCTGCTGTCTGTTGAACAGTCGCTAGAGGTCAGCAAAAGCCAGGCTGTCTTCATTGTATTGGGATCTGTTTCCGGTGCTTGTGTTGTCATAATGGTCACATGTTGGCTCGTCAGAAG GTGCACGAAAGGGAAAAAACAGCGTGGTAGGAAAACGAGACCGTCAGGTGGCGCTGCCGGAACCGAAAAAGACAAACTCGTCGCAAAGAACGGAGAGGATTCGCCATTAATTGATCAACCGACTACTAGTCGTCATTCACACAGAAAGCGAAAGGGCCTACTGAAAAG ACACAAGGTCATTGAACCCCGGGCCGGGCCACGTGACGAGGCGGAATTTCTTTTACCTTCTGATGATGCGGTCG
- the LOC143459254 gene encoding uncharacterized protein LOC143459254, whose product MAALNKFTMTPLLKKKNQANEGEEISLIAIKRRMEVIKKFPGEERTAKTLEKYPSYKLKEKCITDIAIFFGYSSKENMVNKCRLRFCNFIEGRSLCCETGCVCLMEFSKVMNQLEAVSSPKELSTVIKLMNDGSVKLVKDRKQPHNLCAGTK is encoded by the exons ATGGCAGCCTTAAATAAGTTCACAATGACGCCActtctgaaaaagaaaaatcaggCAAACGAGGGGGAAGAAATATCATTAATAGCGATCAAGAGGAGGATGGaagttatcaaaaaatttcctGGTGAAGAACGCACTGCAAAGACTTTAGAAAAATACCCATCATACAAGTTGAAAGAAAAG TGCATAACCGACATTGCTATATTCTTTGGATATTCCTCTAAAGAAAACATGGTGAACAAGTGCCGGTTgcgattttgtaatttcatcGAGGGAAGGTCATTGTGCTGTGAAACAGGGTGTGTATGCCTAATGGAATTTTCCAAAGTTATGAACCAACTAGAAGCAGTTTCTTCTCCTAAAGAGCTATCTACTGTCATCAAGCTTATGAATGATGGAAGCGTAAAGCTCGTTAAAGATCGAAAACAGCCACATAATTTGTGTGCAGGTACTAAATGA